AGTCAAATTAATCTGCAAACTTGTTCCACCCATTGCAAAAGAGTGCATCACCCACAAGTTCGTTGTTCGACAAGCACATTACAGTGtcacatcattatttttaagtgcTCACATAACTATCTAGCTATGTAATGCAGATTCTCTTACcaccaatttatttataaaccatagACTTTAATATTACATCAAGTTGTTGCTCGCAACTACTTAATCGCAATTTCAACCAACACCAAGTTAACgctgttcttgttttttttactccCCTATAAAGCGAATTTTGGACCCTTGAgctcatttgtgtattttggaaacgataaGTCAGAAGAGTGTCGTAGtgtcgtgaagtgtgtttcggaAGCATGGGGACTCTAGGATGGATAGTGTTCttgtgcatcgtcagcagtgctAGATCGGGTGGCGcgattttcgacgaaactgaTTCTGCTACACCATGTTCTGCTAGCTTCTCTGGATATGCTCTCGAGATGCTCATGGTAAAGCTAGACCACATGCAGCAAAATGTACTGGAGCTACAGATCGAATTGGCCAAGCAGCGGAAAGAAGCTGCGCAAAGCCAAGCTGACTGCAAGGCGCACATGACCGTGGGACTAGACCAAATGCAGCAAAGTTTTTTGGGGCTACAGAGCGAATGggccaagcaccgggaagaagcTGTGCAAAGCCAAAACAACAGTGATAAGAGCCTGGTCGAGATTAAGAGGGCCGTGCAGAACAATCTCGATTCGATGCGTCGATTGGAGGATGATGTTGCGCAAATACCTACGCGTGTTACAACGAAGACCAATCCTCTTTCATATGTACCCTATCGCTCGTGCAGTGACATTCGGAATGCACAGTCTGGGATATATATTATCCAGGCGAACGTTGAAAGCATCCCTTTTATGGCGTACTGTCACCGGGATACGAAGGGTGGAGGCATctggttggtgatacagcACCGATTCGATGGATCGCTGAACTTTTATCGCAACTGGAAAGAGTATCGGAATGGTTTTGGTGACATTGAGAATGAGTTCTGGATCGGACTGGAACGAATACATCAGCTGACATCGGGGCGACCCCATGAactgatggttgagctgagAGACTTTAAGGGGAATTATAGCTTTGCATTCTACGCAGCATTCGAGATCGGCAGTGAAGCCGAACAATACAATCTGAAAACCCTTGGAGCGTACAGCGGAACTGCAGGGGATTCTCTGTCACATcacaagaatatgaaattctcGACGTACGATCGTGATAATGATGTATGGAAGGAAGTAAATTGTGCTGCAAGATATGAGGGTGTCTGGTGGTACAGCGGCTGCTCGCACTCCAATTTGAACGGGCCATACAAGAATATAGTCGATATTAAATCGATGTTCTGGTACCACTTCAGCGGTTCCTATGAAGGACTGAgcttttcaagaatgatgatACGACCAAAATGAACGCTGTTGTCCATTAGCTCAGGATCAGCTATGCGCTATCCATTCCGTAATGCAGCAAAACCTCCAAAAGGTCAACGTACGTCTCGAAGACTCGAAATAATCATCCTTCAGTATGAAAATGCACGattaaacgtggccaaaaagaagaagaccTTAAGCGCCAAACGTCAAATTAGAATAGCTTCTGCTACGGTCCACAACGTACGCTTTGCCTGGTCCGGAAATGTTAACCCGAGCAGCGACTACTTTCATCACTATCTTCttctacaaatataaataatctatatcttcttcttctgtatatatataaaaatggatgtttttctgtctgtaccgcattttctccaaaactactgaaccaatccgcgtgaaattttgcacagcgtagttttgtgacaccgcattgtgaataggaaagtttgaccctcccacatCTGCGGAGAGAGGGAG
This window of the Anopheles cruzii unplaced genomic scaffold, idAnoCruzAS_RS32_06 scaffold00798_ctg1, whole genome shotgun sequence genome carries:
- the LOC128276248 gene encoding fibrinogen-like protein A, whose protein sequence is MGTLGWIVFLCIVSSARSGGAIFDETDSATPCSASFSGYALEMLMVKLDHMQQNVLELQIELAKQRKEAAQSQADCKAHMTVGLDQMQQSFLGLQSEWAKHREEAVQSQNNSDKSLVEIKRAVQNNLDSMRRLEDDVAQIPTRVTTKTNPLSYVPYRSCSDIRNAQSGIYIIQANVESIPFMAYCHRDTKGGGIWLVIQHRFDGSLNFYRNWKEYRNGFGDIENEFWIGLERIHQLTSGRPHELMVELRDFKGNYSFAFYAAFEIGSEAEQYNLKTLGAYSGTAGDSLSHHKNMKFSTYDRDNDVWKEVNCAARYEGVWWYSGCSHSNLNGPYKNIVDIKSMFWYHFSGSYEGLSFSRMMIRPK